The Drechmeria coniospora strain ARSEF 6962 chromosome 02, whole genome shotgun sequence genome has a segment encoding these proteins:
- a CDS encoding putative AC9 transposase: MRQYEGQKEKVKQRIQSAKSRIHISCDFWTSPNSLAILGVVAHYVTEDGKLEHCTLALKDIDCEHDGSHLAAAIMEVVDDWGFASKLGYFVTDNASNNDTMMKSLSLGLLRQFDIQYDAKSHRLRCQCHIINLAAKAFLFVTDNEKLELEDSRLHNVTLKQIEAWRRKGPLDAIDGYFSKWREADCAGDELISDDWIILEKVKSFLEKLKMTTKALESLFATLDNVLLAMDFVLAQFEAGKEAYMDDSIMAPMYNSGWAKLDKYYPRSDESPAYVAAIVLHPSHELRSVGKRFGDQTQ, encoded by the exons ATGCGGCAGTATGAAGGTCAGAAGGAGAAGGTCAAGCAACGCATACAGTCAGCAAAGTCAAGGATTCATATCAGCTGCGACTTTTGGACTTCCCCCAACTCGTTGGCAATCTTAGGCGTAGTTGCTCACTATGTTACGGAAGACGGCAAGCTGGAACACTGTACTTTGGCCCTGAAAGACATCGACTGTGAGCATGATGGGTCTCACCTCGCTGCGGCAATCATGGAAGTGGTTGATGACTGGGGCTTTGCTTCGAAACTTGGATATTTCGTTACGGACAATGCGAGCAATAACGACACCATGATGAAATCTCTTTCTCTTG GCCTTCTACGCCAATTTGACATTCAGTATGATGCCAAATCTCACCGACTCCGCTGCCAGTGTCATATTATCAACCTCGCTGCGAAAGCCTTCCTCTTCGTTACCGATAACGAGAAGCTTGAACTGGAAGATTCTCGTCTTCATAATGTAACACTGAAGCAGATTGAGGCGTGGCGGCGAAAGGGTCCTCTTG ACGCAATTGACGGCTATTTCAGCAAGTGGAGAGAAGCAGATTGCGCTGGAGACGAGCTCATTTCGGACGACTGGATCATCCTCGAGAAGGTCAAGTCCTTTCTAGAGAAGCTCAAAATGACGACCAAAGCCCTCGAGTCATTATTTGCAACACTCGATAATGTCCTCTTGGCCATGGACTTCGTGTTGGCACAATTCGAAGCAGGAAAAGAGGCATATATGGACGATTCGATTATGGCACCAATGTATAACTCTGGCTGGGCGAAATTGGACAAATACTACCCTCGTTCTGACGAGTCGCCTGCCTACGTTGCAGCTATTGTGCTCCACCCATCGCATGAGCTGCGGAGCGTGGGTAAAAGATTCGGAGATCAAACCCAGTAA